The proteins below are encoded in one region of Micromonospora sp. DSM 45708:
- a CDS encoding DUF456 domain-containing protein, translated as MSLTDSQAVVSVVAALAILAGLAGVVVPGLPALPLCWGGVLVWALFGDAGPGRWAVLAAATVVAAGGTVVKYLWPGRNLKRTGVPTRSLLAGALLGVVGFFVIPVIGLPIGFVAGIWGAELLRLGSNRLAWPATVQALKAAGLSMLVEFMAGMVIAALWVAGLLFA; from the coding sequence GTGAGTCTGACCGATTCGCAGGCCGTGGTGTCGGTGGTCGCCGCGCTGGCGATCCTGGCCGGGCTGGCCGGCGTGGTGGTGCCCGGCCTGCCGGCGCTGCCGCTGTGCTGGGGCGGCGTGCTGGTGTGGGCGCTGTTCGGCGACGCCGGCCCGGGCCGCTGGGCGGTGCTCGCCGCCGCGACCGTGGTCGCCGCCGGTGGCACCGTGGTCAAGTACCTCTGGCCGGGGCGGAACCTGAAGCGGACCGGCGTGCCCACCAGGTCGCTGCTGGCCGGCGCGTTGCTCGGCGTGGTCGGGTTCTTCGTCATCCCGGTGATCGGGTTGCCGATCGGCTTCGTCGCCGGGATCTGGGGCGCGGAGCTGCTGCGGCTGGGCAGCAACCGGCTGGCCTGGCCGGCCACCGTGCAGGCACTCAAGGCGGCCGGCCTGTCCATGCTTGTCGAGTTCATGGCGGGCATGGTGATCGCCGCGCTCTGGGTGGCGGGCCTGCTGTTCGCCTGA